From Chryseobacterium sp. IHB B 17019, one genomic window encodes:
- a CDS encoding outer membrane beta-barrel protein — protein sequence MNNEWLNDLRNKMEDHTEDVPDGLWNDISTELFGEDDAKKAVGFSDLKAQKNAVKMNYKTLLYRIGGVAAAIAMFFIGGKLLDFNGKKEPSKQSKYSSHQSKTNSGEAISHQKPSIKKENKAVENYFNERNDLSEINSSISHVFNKNIFENPLNNPETNIWYNSVLEVEKPNQEGNLFNQNQNLAQENTIKEKENNGEKENYELLTKEEREWKEKFEEAEKAKLAKNQPKRWMLGVATGNASSNSSEQYPGYATLNGTTLSLPEIWGMDYGADPLMAILIANQDKKVDAKIKHKTPITFGASVYYNLGKRWGIGTGINYTRLSADLTTGSSSNFISSEQNIHYVGIPVQVNYNVVEKGAFTGYVAGGTVIEKAVSGDIKTKYTVDGVIKEETKENISEKPIQVSVNGAVGLQLKVIKNIGIYAEPGVSYHFKDNSSLNTVYKEKPLNFNLKFGIRLLLD from the coding sequence ATGAATAATGAATGGTTAAATGATCTGCGCAATAAAATGGAAGATCACACAGAAGATGTTCCGGACGGGCTATGGAATGACATCAGCACCGAGTTATTCGGGGAGGATGATGCCAAAAAGGCTGTTGGGTTTAGTGATCTTAAAGCTCAGAAAAATGCTGTCAAAATGAATTACAAAACTCTGCTATATCGTATTGGCGGGGTTGCGGCTGCTATTGCTATGTTTTTTATCGGAGGTAAATTATTAGATTTTAATGGAAAAAAAGAACCGTCAAAACAATCAAAATATTCATCTCATCAATCCAAAACAAACTCAGGAGAAGCGATTTCTCATCAGAAACCATCAATTAAAAAAGAGAATAAAGCTGTTGAGAATTATTTTAACGAAAGAAATGATTTAAGTGAAATTAATTCAAGCATAAGTCATGTTTTTAATAAAAATATTTTTGAAAATCCTTTAAATAATCCCGAAACGAATATCTGGTACAATTCAGTGCTGGAAGTTGAAAAACCAAACCAGGAAGGGAATTTATTTAACCAAAATCAAAATCTGGCTCAAGAAAATACAATTAAAGAGAAAGAAAATAACGGAGAAAAAGAAAATTACGAGCTCCTGACCAAAGAAGAAAGAGAATGGAAAGAAAAATTTGAAGAGGCGGAAAAAGCAAAACTAGCCAAAAACCAACCCAAAAGATGGATGTTAGGCGTAGCTACAGGAAATGCATCCTCAAATTCCAGTGAGCAGTATCCGGGATATGCCACATTGAACGGAACCACACTCAGCCTTCCGGAAATATGGGGAATGGATTATGGAGCAGATCCTTTAATGGCGATTCTTATAGCCAATCAGGATAAAAAAGTGGATGCAAAAATTAAGCATAAAACACCGATCACCTTTGGGGCTTCCGTGTATTATAATTTGGGTAAAAGATGGGGCATAGGAACGGGAATTAATTATACCAGGCTTTCTGCAGATCTTACCACGGGAAGCAGTTCCAATTTTATCAGCAGCGAGCAGAATATTCATTATGTGGGAATTCCTGTTCAGGTTAATTATAATGTGGTTGAGAAAGGCGCATTTACAGGCTATGTAGCAGGAGGAACGGTGATAGAGAAAGCAGTTTCCGGTGATATTAAAACAAAATATACCGTTGATGGCGTAATAAAAGAAGAGACCAAAGAAAATATCAGCGAAAAGCCTATTCAGGTTTCTGTAAACGGAGCCGTGGGGTTACAATTGAAAGTAATCAAAAATATAGGGATTTATGCTGAGCCGGGAGTGAGCTATCATTTTAAGGACAACAGCTCATTAAATACGGTATACAAAGAAAAACCATTGAATTTCAATCTGAAATTCGGGATCAGGTTATTGCTTGATTAA
- a CDS encoding RNA polymerase sigma factor, whose amino-acid sequence MKENNEQILVNRLLKKEEAAWKELFGAYSGSLTYVCSRYIIDKEDVHDVLQNSFVQMFRSIESFEYRGSGSLRAWITKIVVNESLKHIKQNPDLKTVSGDFEIPDEQIEEEEPDLEEISQHTIMKMIRSLPEGYRTVFNLYVFEKKSHKEIAEIMGIAENSSASQFHRGKAMLAQKIKEYKMSKAAQYE is encoded by the coding sequence ATGAAAGAAAATAATGAGCAGATTCTGGTAAACCGCCTTCTGAAAAAGGAGGAAGCCGCTTGGAAGGAGCTTTTTGGAGCTTATTCAGGTAGTCTTACCTATGTCTGTTCGCGATATATTATTGATAAAGAGGATGTTCACGATGTTTTACAAAACAGCTTTGTACAGATGTTCCGCTCTATTGAGTCTTTTGAATATCGGGGAAGTGGTTCTTTGAGAGCCTGGATTACAAAGATAGTAGTGAATGAATCTTTAAAACATATAAAACAAAATCCTGATTTGAAGACTGTTTCAGGAGATTTTGAAATTCCGGATGAGCAAATTGAAGAGGAGGAGCCCGATTTAGAAGAAATTTCACAGCATACAATAATGAAGATGATACGCTCACTTCCGGAAGGGTACAGGACGGTTTTCAACCTCTATGTTTTCGAAAAGAAAAGTCATAAAGAAATTGCAGAAATAATGGGCATCGCAGAGAATTCTTCTGCCTCCCAGTTTCACAGAGGAAAGGCAATGCTTGCCCAGAAAATAAAAGAATATAAAATGTCAAAAGCAGCGCAATATGAATAA
- a CDS encoding DUF4840 domain-containing protein, translating to MKKLTVLKSLIVGLTVFLGLSLTSCNDDRYEPTPVKLEDVNGNYKARLVTSQGSKFNEKIIEFKAKDTIITFKDFPVREIVKTIITDPVKADTALAHIGKVEYTLNYQSKINSGQNVVELSFEPKTLAFQIPVDGVVKNTVVKLVAKQKGFFIGYDWSLRFGLEAEKITVDGLELTPYQTIKYDVPISVKN from the coding sequence ATGAAGAAATTAACAGTACTTAAATCTTTAATAGTGGGTTTAACTGTCTTTTTGGGGCTTTCTCTAACATCTTGTAATGATGATAGATACGAGCCGACTCCAGTAAAACTGGAAGATGTAAACGGAAATTATAAAGCGAGATTGGTGACTTCACAGGGAAGTAAATTCAACGAAAAGATCATTGAGTTTAAAGCAAAAGATACAATCATCACTTTTAAGGATTTCCCGGTGAGAGAAATTGTAAAAACGATCATAACAGATCCGGTAAAAGCAGATACAGCACTGGCGCACATCGGGAAAGTGGAATATACATTAAATTATCAATCAAAGATAAATAGCGGTCAGAACGTGGTAGAATTATCTTTTGAGCCTAAAACTTTAGCCTTTCAGATTCCTGTGGACGGAGTTGTAAAAAACACGGTAGTGAAGTTGGTGGCTAAGCAAAAAGGATTTTTCATTGGGTACGACTGGTCTTTGAGGTTTGGATTGGAAGCTGAAAAAATAACTGTTGACGGACTAGAATTAACCCCTTATCAGACAATAAAATACGATGTCCCAATTAGTGTTAAAAATTAA
- a CDS encoding tRNA-binding protein translates to MTIKPEISWTDFEKIDIRCGTIISVSDFEKARNPSYQLEIDFGDLGIKKSSAQITALYHKEELVGKQILAVVNFPKKQIANFFSECLVLGVYGENKQEVTLITTSLPTKNGLQVG, encoded by the coding sequence ATGACAATAAAACCCGAAATCTCGTGGACAGATTTTGAGAAAATAGATATCAGATGCGGAACGATAATTTCTGTAAGTGACTTTGAAAAGGCCAGAAATCCTTCTTATCAGCTAGAAATAGATTTTGGAGATTTGGGCATAAAAAAATCATCCGCACAGATCACAGCTCTTTATCACAAAGAAGAATTGGTCGGAAAACAGATTCTTGCCGTTGTTAATTTTCCGAAGAAACAGATCGCCAACTTTTTCAGCGAATGCCTTGTTTTGGGAGTGTACGGCGAAAACAAGCAGGAAGTAACATTAATTACAACATCACTTCCTACAAAGAATGGCCTTCAGGTTGGTTGA
- a CDS encoding DUF4382 domain-containing protein, whose amino-acid sequence MKNFILLGSCICVLFFASCNDSDESGTATVNVRLTDGPADYDAVNIDIRGIEINSNGQWVALNFPNPGVYNLLNFKNGTDVVLGQAVLPEGEVSQMRMILGPNNTLVVNGVTHPLQTPSAQQSGLKFNWHQTLAANGAYTVWIDFDAGKSIVTTGNGSYILKPVIRTFSELTNGQIKGYVQPAAAEAVVHAIVASDTIATAIPNTDGFFMFSGLPQGNYTVSYDADDGTGYVDENTGSVTVTFGQITDLGTKTLHP is encoded by the coding sequence ATGAAAAATTTTATATTATTAGGCAGCTGTATATGCGTGCTTTTTTTCGCTTCATGCAATGATTCCGACGAAAGTGGTACAGCTACAGTAAACGTACGTCTTACTGACGGACCTGCGGATTATGATGCTGTTAATATTGATATTCGGGGGATTGAGATCAATAGCAACGGACAGTGGGTCGCCCTAAACTTTCCAAATCCAGGAGTTTACAACCTTCTAAACTTTAAGAACGGAACCGATGTGGTATTAGGTCAGGCAGTATTGCCGGAAGGAGAAGTTTCTCAGATGCGAATGATTTTAGGCCCGAATAATACATTAGTTGTCAATGGAGTTACACATCCGCTTCAAACTCCGTCTGCACAGCAAAGCGGGCTCAAGTTCAACTGGCACCAAACTTTAGCGGCCAATGGAGCTTATACCGTATGGATAGATTTTGATGCAGGAAAGTCTATCGTAACAACAGGAAACGGATCTTATATTTTAAAACCAGTGATCAGAACTTTCTCTGAGCTTACCAACGGACAGATAAAAGGATATGTACAGCCAGCGGCAGCTGAAGCAGTGGTACATGCGATTGTTGCTTCGGATACTATCGCGACTGCAATTCCTAATACTGACGGATTCTTTATGTTTTCAGGCTTGCCACAGGGAAATTACACGGTTTCTTATGATGCTGATGATGGCACCGGTTATGTGGATGAAAATACCGGCAGTGTTACAGTAACCTTTGGACAAATTACTGATTTGGGAACTAAAACTTTGCACCCATAA